One region of Triticum aestivum cultivar Chinese Spring chromosome 6B, IWGSC CS RefSeq v2.1, whole genome shotgun sequence genomic DNA includes:
- the LOC123133312 gene encoding U-box domain-containing protein 35-like: MDTEIIIRHKDDLERMLLDGSAEPTYLPLSLLEDITNCFSDAQRIGSGGFAVVYKGIVGKGIVAVKKLSQPYGMHEDKFLKEVGCLVKAKHKNIVRFLGYCSDTQGRLANYEGKVIMADLRNWLLCFEYVPNGSLDKYITDASCRLEWRKRYNIIKGICEGLLHLHELRILHLDLKPANILVDEHMAPKIADFGLSRCLDKEQTRVFTSNLCGSQGYLAPEFFGGQVAFASDIYSLGVIIVEMLTGKKGYSEDENVVDTWMNRLEGLDQWETQLEQVRVCIKIGIECMNSDPKKRPVASHITDMLGNIANAVETGIDSSSIEHQVCFLKEQYCEEKIADLSSESIGKDIKECFEMEELAEHVREDHWQEEEEEAPVDQWSLSWKLQSSSNSGMLHKLKNMDIFGRKARRDFYQRIGGSVLKRTNQFKFFEKRELKPVLKYENLSLKDGFGEIYKGLVDNVPITVRKLISKTVGDNAALLNEIIIQSQVIHKNIVRLRGCCLESDTPMLVYDFLSTDSLDDILHINIMVPLKLGVRLSIAATSAGALAYAHSKASTKPLHGDLKPANILFNGNFVPKIFGFGILRMTGMGTHNIDDMSYMDPVYLETGLLTEKSDVYSFGVIILELLTRKKASHSDNNSLVRSFLENHKQGRKTTELFDKQIAVTGDLVLLDNLAEIAVECLNLEAERRPEMKDVAERLERLKKVKHLQDELEQHVRHLK, encoded by the exons ATGGATACCGAAATTATTATCAGACACAAAGATGACCTGGAGCGCATGCTGCTTGATGGAAGCGCAGAGCCAACGTACCTGCCGTTATCACTTTTAGAAGATATCACAAACTGTTTCTCCGATGCTCAGCGAATAGGCAGCGGAGGGTTCGCGGTGGTATATAAG GGAATTGTGGGAAAAGGGATAGTCGCTGTCAAGAAGCTGTCCCAACCATATGGTATGCATGAGGATAAATTCCTTAAAGAGGTTGGGTGCTTGGTGAAGGCCAAGCACAAAAACATAGTACGTTTCCTGGGATATTGTTCTGACACACAAGGGAGACTTGCAAACTATGAAGGGAAGGTTATCATGGCAGATCTGCGGAATTGGTTGCTATGTTTTGAGTATGTACCAAATGGAAGCCTTGATAAGTATATTACTG ATGCGTCTTGCAGACTTGAATGGAGGAAGCGCTATAATATTATCAAGGGAATATGTGAGGGCCTACTTCATCTTCATGAGTTACGCATTCTCCACTTGGATCTGAAGCCTGCTAATATATTGGTAGATGAACACATGGCACCCAAAATTGCTGACTTTGGTCTATCAAGGTGCCTTGATAAAGAGCAAACCCGGGTTTTTACTTCAAACCTATGTGGTTCGCA GGGATATTTGGCACCCGAATTCTTTGGAGGGCAAGTCGCATTTGCGTCGGACATTTACAGTCTTGGAGTCATCATTGTGGAGATGCTGACAGGCAAGAAGGGGTATTCAGAAGATGAGAAT GTGGTTGACACTTGGATGAATCGGTTGGAGGGATTGGATCAATGGGAGACACAGCTGGAGCAAGTAAGAGTATGCATTAAGATAGGGATAGAGTGCATGAACTCGGACCCAAAGAAGAGACCTGTTGCAAGTCATATAACTGACATGCTTGGCAACATAGCAAATGCCGTCGAAACTGGTATCGATAGTTCATCAATTGAGCACCAGGTTTGTTTTCTAAAGGAACAATATTGTGAAGAGAAAATTGCAGATCTTTCATCTGAGTCAATAGGAAAGGATATCAAGGAATGCTTTGAAATGGAAGAACTTGCGGAACATGTTAGAGAAGATCATtggcaggaagaagaagaagaagctccaGTTGATCAATGGTCATTGTCCTGGAAACTGCAATCTAGCTCTAACTCTGGTATGTTGCATAAGTTGAAGAATATGGACATCTTCGGCAGAAAAGCACGCAGAGACTTTTACCAGAGGATAGGCGGGTCTGTACTAAAGAGAACTAATCAATTTAAATTTTTCGAAAAGCGTGAGCTCAAGCCAGTTTTGAAGTATGAGAATCTTAGTTTGAAAGATGGCTTTGGTGAAATTTACAAGGGCCTTGTCGATAATGTACCAATAACAGTAAGGAAGCTGATTAGTAAAACTGTGGGAGATAACGCTGCTTTGTTGAATGAAATCATAATCCAGTCTCAAGTCATTCACAAAAACATTGTTAGGCTCAGAGGCTGTTGCTTGGAATCTGACACCCCCATGTTAGTCTATGACTTCCTGTCCACAGATAGCCTGGATGACATTCTTCACATCAATATCATGGTGCCTCTCAAGCTTGGCGTGCGATTAAGTATTGCCGCAACATCAGCAGGTGCTCTAGCTTATGCGCATTCAAAGGCAAGTACCAAACCTTTACATGGTGATCTTAAACCAGCAAATATACTCTTCAATGGAAACTTTGTGCCAAAGATCTTTGGCTTTGGCATACTAAGGATGACTGGGATGGGGACCCACAACATTGATGACATGTCTTACATGGATCCAGTATACCTAGAAACAGGCCTGCTAACTGAAAAAAGTGATGTCTACAGTTTTGGAGTCATCATCTTGGAGCTTCTTACAAGGAAAAAGGCGTCACATTCCGACAATAACAGCTTAGTAAGGAGTTTCCTCGAGAATCACAAGCAAGGGAGGAAAACAACTGAGTTGTTTGATAAGCAAATTGCAGTGACAGGAGATCTGGTGCTTCTAGACAATCTAGCAGAAATTGCTGTGGAATGTCTTAACCTTGAAGCAGAACGAAGACCGGAAATGAAAGATGTTGCAGAGCGCCTTGAAAGACTGAAGAAGGTGAAGCATTTGCAAGACGAATTGGAACAACATGTACGTCATCTCAAATAA